The Salvelinus namaycush isolate Seneca chromosome 11, SaNama_1.0, whole genome shotgun sequence DNA window CAACTAGCAGCAATTGAGACAGTGGAATAATTACCCACACTCTTTCAGTTTGAGATGACGATGTTAGTGTCTTCTAAGCTCAGTTGAAGAATAAGTGAGCATGACTTCCAAACCAAGTACAGGGACATGTATTGTGTCACAGAAGTGTATTTACATGGAGGGCTCTGCGTAACATAAACTAGGAAGAATGTCTCAAGGTGTCTTGGGCCAGTCATGAACTGTAGCTGTTTAGAGTACATTTACCTCTCTCCCACTGATCTTAAACAAGTCACACTTGCCAATAGAAAGGATTGGGTGTATAGCTAAAGTAACATCCAATTTCTATATAACCATGGgcataatttaatacatttgcatgaAATTACTCTATTTCCAACCAGCAGGGTTGGGTACCGCCCCCTCACGATTTCACAATCTCCAGTAGCTTTCACCATGGATTTCACTCAAATTCTtgattgtttttgtcaaatactCTTGCATATTCCAACATTAGGTGGAGACTACAGTGAGCTGCAataggacaaattcacttatatctgcattaaagtagtcaaaagtttagtatttggtcccattctcctagcacacaatgattacatcaagcttgtgactctacaaacttatTGGATGCATTTGTTGTTTGCAtttgccccagaccattattctccctccaccaaactttacagttggcactatgcattcggcagGTAGCGTTCCAAACCCAGATTtctccgtcggactgccagatggtgaagcgtgattcatccagagaacagagtccaatagcggcaagctttacaccactccagccaccgcttggcattgcgcatgatgatcttaggcttgtgtgcggctgctcggccttgGAAACCCAATTCATGAAGCTCCCgccaaacagttattgtgctgacattgcttccagaggcagtttggaactcggtagtgagtgttgtaactgaGGACAAACGATTTTTACGCGttatgtgcttcagcacttggcggtcccgttctgtgagcttgtgtggcctaccacttcacggctgagccattgttgctcctagacgtttccacttcacaataacagcacttaaatttgaccggggcagctctagcatggcagaaatttgacaaacggaattgttggaaaggtggcatcctatgacagtgccacgttgaaagtcactgagctcttcagtagggccattctactgccaatgtttgtctatggagattgcatgactgtgtgctcgatttatatacctgtcagcaacgggtctggctgaaatagccgaatccactattttgaagcggtgtccacatacttttgtatatatagtgtagatacaaataaaaaaaactgacatTTTGAAGGGAACTGGCATTTGTTTGAGCGGTCATAACAGATGTTTGAGTGATCGCAAAATCAACGGGAAGATGTGCTTTGTACAAGCAACAGTTGGAATGAGCATTGCTTTTCTTTTCAAAAACAATCAAATGGGAAGGAGGAGCTAGTACCATATTACCATATCTAAGGTTTGATTTGGGATTGAGCCTCATCCACTTAACATAATAGTGTCACTTTACTTTTAGGTCAACATCGACTACGCCACAAAGGTGGCCATCCAGAAGACCATCGCCACGCCGACGAATACCTGCTTCGATGCGGCACAGAGCAAAGTCTACAGCCTGATGAAAAAAGACTGCTACCCAAGGTTCCTCACTTCCGACATCTACCTTCGCCTCACCAAGAGAAAAGGCCCCGGGACCACCATGTTCCGCCGGAGGTCACGGTCCTGCGTTTTCAATGAGCCGCGAGGGGAGGCCACGGGCGACTCCTCTGCCTGGTTGTAGCATCTTAAGCCGAGAGtagcacaaaacacacacacacacacccttctaaTTTCTCTTGCAGTGCAATGCCTGTATCTGACTCGCTGTGTGACTAGGTGTTGTGTTTTTTAATGCGACTTTCTGAAGAGATTTGACTTTACAGCTATCAGTTAAAGTGTTCCCCATCTAGACACATAATACTGTGTTTGAATACTAATATGCAATGTTCATCTTGATTACCGTTAAATGTCTTGCCACTGCTTGTATTAATTCAATAATTTATGATAATAATCTGTTATGTTGGCTTTTAGTTGTAAATTGTATATATTGTCTGGAGAGTAATTATTGGAATAAACAATGTACTATGAAAGCTTTTTCTAATGTTTATAACTGTTCAATTATGTCAAAAGAGACAAACAAAAACATGACAAATAGCAACTATGATGTTAGTGCATTACACAATCAGAAGGTGCGATAGAAGTATTTGGAAGGAACCCCTGCCGAATCACAAAAATATGTATAGACCTCACTGAGCAAGTGAGTAACCACTCTAGGATTAGAAATATTCACGTCATTGGTATGCACACAGTATTCCTTACAAAGAAAAATATGTAATCATTCCAAGCTGCCAACAATCCCACTGAATCTATCTTGGCGGTGTCGAATTCATTACAGCAAAGTGATTAGATTGTTTCCTACCCACTAAGAGTTAAATGACGGACAGTATTGGCTCCATGGCATCTTCGCCATGGGAGTTTggtgggatatatatatatttttaactacAGCATTGCCTGGACATAAAAAATCACGTATTAGTAGTAGTTGAAATTCCAAGACAGTTCACAGCAATGCCAAGTCTTTCGGGTAGAGAAATCACTAGGCACCACACTTGACTTGCCTTAAGACGAAACATTCCTAATAAATACATATGCCAGGCAGGCAAAAAAAACGTGATAAAGCATTTATCTTCAATTTACATTCATTTAATACAGGAACGCTAACGCTGGCTGATGTTTCCTTACCCCTCACTGATTCTAACCGATGCCCTAGAAATGAACTTACTTACAGTGGAGACAAAAAGTGTTAGGAGTGGAGGAGTATGTACACTGTGGGATTCAAATCCTTGCCTTgacttttttttaatgaaatatttatatttatttcacACAGGTGGGCAGGCATTGTTGCAGCACATGGGGAAAATATACTTGTTTTTTGTAGGCTGCTGAAGGTGCTGGTCGAGGATACACAGCGCCCCACTGTGGCTTACCAGAGGAAGCACCCTAACCCAGTGTGAGCCAAGAGTACTTCCTGGTCAAATCAAATAGGCAGAAAAAATGATTGGCCTTTGTTACTAtggaaaactcctggccctagccATGACAGCTAGATGACATGGTGTTGGAAGAGGAATTAATTAGTGTTTGTATGAGACCTGTACATTTTAATAAACATGCCACAATGCAATATCTACATGGCAGCTAAGGGAATAAGGGAAACAACAAATAGGGGGGAAAACTGTTTTATTTATGTTTTGTGTGTGGGTAGGAATGCTTTGATAGTAAACTCCTCTGGGTTAACTTGAATAAGAATCCACCAACTTGTAGTTTTGGGATGTATAGCAACCACACCAGCAATAGACAGTGTTTTAGAGTCTGCAGTGCACCAATTGCAACACTTCTCAGCACTGTGCACATGCGAGACAAGCACCTCTTTTGAAAATCAAATTTTCCAGTCTTGGTTCGTCCACACGGATGCAAATCGGGATCGCCGTGGTGTTTTCCATCACCTGGTGAGATTTCCATTCTTGGTTTTGTTTGGGAAGCACATAATATCCTGGGCTGGAGGATGATGGGGATCAGGATATGTGAGCACCTCAGGGAGGACTGTCCTCGTACACCATGAAGACTGTCCTCATATACCATGACCCGCCATCATTAATCTTCATTAGTACATTAATGACTACACATTTGCAATTACTGGATACATTGGGAATATTCCATTACCCCTATCCCACAATGCATCACTTGGCTGACACATGAGGGTGGGTTTCCTATATGCAGAAAGGGTATACCTTGCACTGACAGCATCTGTGGTTAACCTTTGACCCTCCATCAAGGGTGGTAGATATTCAATACCATAAAAGGATCAAAGAAGGGAAATATAACCAGTACAATATCTTATGTATGTAGCCCTTTTCAAGCAAACATGGACCATATTGTACTTTTAGTACTTTATTCACAAAGGCCATTATTCCTAACACTCGGATATCACTCAAACTTTCACACAAGTCAAAATAGAGTTTACAAGGTCTAAACATATTATGTGCTTTAGTGCAGGGTTAGATTtgacagtgtcacgccctggccatagagaggctattattctctattttggttaggccagggtgtgactagggtgggcattctagtttctttatttctatgttttctatttctttgtgtttgccCGGGTGTGATTCtcaaatcagaggcagctgtctatcgttgtctctgattgagaaccatacttaggtatcccttttttccacctgtctttgtgggaagttgactttgtttagggcacatagccatttagcttcacggtttgtttttgtagtgtttattgttttgttcggcgtcatttttatttaataaaaggaaaaatgtacgctcaccacgctgcaccttggtccagttccttcaacagccgtgacagacAGACATAAGAGAGAATGACTGAAGATATCATGCGCATCATGCACAGAGCATAGCATAGAATATTATTGTTGATGTGTCATTGTTGATTGTCATTGTAATTCATGTGGAAGATATTCCACAACAGATATGCAAATCCAGCATAATACCAGGATGCGGAATTCCCTTCATGCTCTATTTGTTTATGGTCAGCCTCCCATCGAGGTGCTTCATCAGCACTTCATCAACTGTTTACCTTTCATTTTCTATTTTGCATTTTACCTCACTCATTTGACCTCGTTTCATTTCCCATCTGTCGCTTCTTAGGCTGTTCAAAAGCATAAATACAGATACCTGTATTTCAAAAGCCTTCACAAATACTTCAATTTGTGTTGATGCTGTAGTTGACTATTTTGTTACAATACAATAGCTGATGATATATTCCATGTGTAGCTTTTTAGGCTGttcgaaaaaaacataaatacacaTACCTATACTTCAAAAGTATAAAAAGACGTACTTCGATATGTGTATTGTGTATTTTAGGTGACTATTTTGTTGTGATACTATAGCACATGGCCATGAGTGTTTATCTTATGTTTCTGTTACTGACTATGAAAGACTATCTGAAAGAGAGTTTGGTTTTACTGTAGAGTATTTATCCACTGAGAAATGATCTGGTGAAATGGTAATTACAGAGTAAGAACATATAAAAAGCTATCTCTCTATAACATTCTAATAATCACTTGAAACAAGCTCTACTGGGCACCATTTGTTACCAAGTAGTACTAGTTGTTTCGAATTCTTCAAAAGTGCCATTCGTCGATGGTGACGTCATTTACCATGGTAAATGTACAATGGTGTACCATGGTACACTCTTTTGACTTTAGGGTTATATTAGGATTATATACTCTGTCTTTCATCTTCATATCTATGATTGACACTGAGGTGGACAGGATATCATAGAAGACATGAGGGCCACTCCTTGAAACCCAGGTGTATACTCTCTCAGAGGTCAGAGAGGCAATGGAAGGAAGGATACCCTCTCTCCAAACATCACTTTGCATACTGATTTTCATGTGTTCCATTCATGGAGGGAGCCTGGTTTAGATCATTCCCTGCAACTTAACTCCCTCACCTCGAAACAATCAAAATCTTAGCCTCACATTGGCAGCAACAATTTTCTCTCTCCCAGACAGACAACGCTGCCATGGCAATAAAGTGAGTTCCTTTATCACTGATTCTGTAGATGAATGCCGCTATGTTTCAATACAAGTTACAACTTATTACAAGAATGAGGAGTCTATTATGTGCATTTTGCATTTAAGTTAATATAATGTATTGGATTACAGGTCATTTGAATTTTTTAAAGATCTTTTCACTGgactataaaacatattttttaaatgcAAAACCATTGATGGACCGTAATTCATCTAATTTCTTTCCAGGTGTGAGGCAGATTTGATATTGTGTTTTGAAAATCACTGATTACTGCGCTAGTGATGGATCTCAACACTCTTTTCAAGGGTAGATTTTGTTGCTTTCTCAAGGACCCACTTGAAGAGGCTGAGACTTGGGGAGAGTCTGTGGACAAACTCCTGTGTAGTAAATGTAAGGACAACGTCTCTATCGTTTTACTATACGGCCTGTCTAGAAGGCATAACCAACAGTGCTAAGCTGATTATGCCGTCCTCGGGATGTGATTCAGAAAATCACAGGCAAATTCCGATTGTCTGTTACAAGTAACTAAAATGTATCAAGTTAGGATTACTGCCTTTCTCTTGCGACAGAACTCGCGCTCATATACTTTCTTACAATAACAAACACAGACTTCCCTTCTTTTCCTATTTTTCCATATGTCCAGCTGGGCAGGCAGCTTTCCGACAATTCCTGAAGTCAGAGTATAGTGAGGAGAACATCCTGTTTTGGCTGGCCTGTGAGGACTACAAGAAGATCAAGTCTCTTCCAGAGATGATCTCCTCTGCAAACAGGATCTACTCTGAGTTTGTGGAATGTGAAGCACCCAGACAGGTAAGTAGCTACCTGGGGCCGTATGTATCACgcttctcagagtaggagtgctgatctaggctgatcagtttagcctttaagatcataatgaataagattatatggacaagAGAtgtctgatcctagatcagcatccCTACTCTGATACTCGACACATACAACCCCTGTTCACAATCGGCTGAATTTCATAACAACTCAGAACAAACAAATGAATTAATAAGGAACTGGTTGGATCTATACCTGTTTATACCTTTGTCTGCCTTTTTACATTCAGTGGACATAAGATGTAGAAATGTGtctgggggggaaaaaaacatgtatttactgGGCTTATATCTTGGTTGAAGATCAACATTGATTGTGGGACCAGAGAAAATATCACCAAGAACATCTCCCAGCCGAGCCTGACTTCCTTTGACGCGGCACAGAAGCTGATCTACAGTCTGATGGCCAGGGATTGTTACCCACGATTCCTCAAGTCAGACATCTACCAGGATTTGCTGAGGAGAGCAGATGCAAGGTGACTCTCTTGAATAACAAACGCTCTAAGTGTTTCTCAACATTCTATGTACCAGACACTGGCAAGCTATAGTCCCTCTATCCATGGAGGACCACTTTGATTAAAGGGAtggtttaatttattttttaccttaTTTTCGACTTACCTAGGATGTTGTTACCTATGGTTTAGTTTAGCAACGTCCAGAATATCCTGGCTAGACTGTGTTTAAATGTAGCAATGCACGTGGAAATGGATTGTATCGTTCCTTAAAACTAGCACCTGAGAACTGACTAAATGGCTGTCAGCTAACCATTTAACCAGGAACTGGTCGAGAACAACCCAGAAGTTGAGAAACACATTCTTTCACCTCTTTCATCTACTTATGCTTACCATGTCATTGCAATCCATGTCCAAACAATATCAGAGATATCTTTTCTTTAACCGGTGACTACATTTAATGGGTTGATTCCATCCTCAATGAATGTATATAGTATAATGTGTGCAATGTTGGTTGTATTTAACTAAGTTATTTGTAGAGAGTAAAATGCCAAAATGTTGCCCCTTTGACTATAAATTAGATGACGAATAAGTTCTTAATTTGTATCAATAGTATTATCACTTCTGTATGTAATCAGATACTGTCTCAAATTGAAATTAAAATGATCTGAATGAATCAAGCATCAAATTTGAAATAAAAAACTATGCAAATGAGTTGCCAAGCTCCTGTCCTTGTTCTGCGTGGATATTTTGGGGAAAGCCAGATGCTAAATGCAACTATTATGTGCCTGCTTTTTACAGGTGCACTGGCTACTGCAATTCAAAGTTGTATGCATTCTAACCTTTTAAGTTCCCAGATATTcagggagacaaagagagggcAATTTTTGTGAATGGTGGATAACATGTGGTGGAAAACTTTGACAGTCAGGTGATGAATGAGAATGATCTGAAATCTCTATTGTCATTTGTTTATTTGGTCTGTTTATgtgtatagttgaagtcggaagtttacatacaccatagccaaatacatttaaactcagtttttcacaattcctgacatttaatcctagtaaaaattccctgtcctaggtcagttaggatcaccactttattttaagaatgtgaaatgtcagaataatagtagagagtatgatctatttcagcttttatttctttcatcacattcccagtgggtcagaagttcacatacactcaatgagtatttggtagcattgcctttaaattgtttaacttgggtcaaacgtttcaggtagccttccacaagcttcccacaataagttgggtgcattttagcccattcctcctgacagagcttgtgtaactgagtcaggtttgtaggcctccttgctcacacacgcttttcagttctgcccacacattttctataggaatgaggtcagggctttgtgatggccactccaataccttgactttgttgtccttaagccattttgctttggaagtatgcttggcgtactttggaagtatgcttggaagtatgcttggaagtatgcttggcgtcattatccatttggaagacccatttgcgacgaagcttaaacttcctgactgatgtcttgagatgttgcttcaatatatccacataattttcctccctcatgatgccatctattttgtgaagtgcaccagcccctcctgcagcaaaacacccccacaacatgatgctgccacccccgtgcttcatggttgggatggtgttcttcggcttgcaagcctccccctttttcctccaaacataacgatggtcattatggccaaacagttatatttttgtttcatcagaccagaggacatttctccaaaaactacgatctttgtccccatgtgcagttgcaaaccgtagtctggcttttatatggcggttttggagctgagcggcctttcaggttatgtcgatataggactcgttttactgtggatatagatacttttgtacctgtttcctccagcatcttcacaaggtcc harbors:
- the LOC120056254 gene encoding regulator of G-protein signaling 21-like gives rise to the protein MDLNTLFKGRFCCFLKDPLEEAETWGESVDKLLCSKSGQAAFRQFLKSEYSEENILFWLACEDYKKIKSLPEMISSANRIYSEFVECEAPRQINIDCGTRENITKNISQPSLTSFDAAQKLIYSLMARDCYPRFLKSDIYQDLLRRADAR